A single window of Hyla sarda isolate aHylSar1 chromosome 2, aHylSar1.hap1, whole genome shotgun sequence DNA harbors:
- the LOC130356807 gene encoding phosphatidylethanolamine-binding protein 4-like, translating into MAAFLAKLWFIFGIFLSRPLLFFCIPISCDFEPLIGDDAMFCSGNIRVIYPNMGEVSCIYIPNCFEYPDSLTQVWGPPWIKFSKAKSEKIYTLIMVDPDAPSRYQPIYRFWRHWLVSDIPGRVLLRGRNVTGNVLSSYRQPNPPAGTGYHRYQFLLFMQYPGVSPSLLPEEEHLESWDMNAFVLRWILGNPVATTQFMIQHPDHSS; encoded by the coding sequence ATGGCAGCTTTTTTGGCAAAACTCTGGTTTATATTTGGAATTTTCCTATCACGCCCATTATTGTTTTTCTGTATTCCCATTTCATGTGACTTTGAGCCTCTCATTGGAGATGATGCCATGTTCTGCAGTGGTAACATCCGAGTCATATACCCGAACATGGGCGAAGTTTCCTGCATTTACATACCAAACTGCTTCGAGTACCCAGATAGCTTAACCCAAGTTTGGGGCCCCCCTTGGATCAAATTCTCCAAAGCCAAAAGCGAAAAAATATATACCTTGATAATGGTGGACCCTGATGCTCCAAGCAGATACCAGCCAATATACAGGTTCTGGAGACACTGGTTAGTTAGTGATATACCTGGTCGTGTTCTGCTTCGTGGAAGAAATGTAACAGGAAATGTGTTATCTTCATACCGTCAACCAAATCCACCGGCAGGGACAGGATATCACAGATACCAATTCCTGCTCTTCATGCAATATCCAGGAGTTTCCCCATCACTGCTCCCTGAGGAAGAACATCTGGAATCATGGGATATGAATGCTTTTGTTTTACGCTGGATCCTGGGAAACCCAGTCGCTACTACTCAATTTATGATCCAACATCCTGACCACTCATCTTGA